One segment of Bacteroides caecimuris DNA contains the following:
- a CDS encoding 6-bladed beta-propeller, translated as MMKNVSLILGLVIVCACTSIDRSFSDGMEVIPVKVDHPTKDPASFLEKIELVPLETNDSSLTSIGRKVMYDKEDNLLAILSKSAVYTFTGEGRYIGNSKKRIGQGPQEYSFVVDMNYNPYLKGIDFLNPYGTVYIYSPAFEFISQRKFQPESVVNHLMALDADHDIFLPGEFSEVLFADRKTQRITPIPYEGTISGDNGLSSQNNLFHIGDDAYFVPSGLNYYLYRIDAKEKKLVPIIYLDFGKYEVKEEDLPGSAGGKRTDSDEMRRKLSEDVQVRRKYVKSNCVVPMLKLFSDEYVYVYFVKKNMGMGSHFIYNRKKRKGALLEEEAPFSMYPGFVLADNVLFALCEPDWIERVTDRKLMSAEEIRKMEALKEDDNPVVVKYYLK; from the coding sequence ATGATGAAAAATGTAAGTTTAATATTGGGGTTAGTTATTGTTTGTGCATGTACTTCTATCGACAGAAGTTTTTCGGATGGCATGGAAGTCATTCCGGTGAAGGTGGACCACCCTACCAAAGACCCCGCCTCTTTCCTTGAAAAAATAGAACTTGTGCCGTTAGAAACCAACGACTCGTCTTTGACTTCTATCGGTAGAAAAGTGATGTATGATAAGGAAGACAACCTTTTGGCGATTCTCTCTAAATCCGCTGTATATACCTTTACGGGAGAAGGACGATATATAGGCAATTCAAAGAAACGGATAGGGCAAGGCCCGCAAGAGTATAGCTTTGTGGTGGATATGAATTACAATCCTTATCTGAAAGGAATCGACTTCTTGAATCCTTACGGAACGGTCTATATTTACAGCCCTGCATTTGAGTTCATCTCTCAAAGGAAATTTCAACCGGAATCCGTAGTCAATCATTTGATGGCTTTGGATGCTGACCATGATATTTTTCTTCCAGGTGAATTTTCGGAAGTGCTGTTTGCCGATAGGAAGACACAGCGGATTACTCCTATACCTTACGAAGGAACGATATCTGGTGACAACGGGTTGTCGTCTCAAAACAATCTTTTCCATATAGGCGATGACGCTTATTTTGTTCCTTCCGGATTGAACTATTATTTATACCGGATAGATGCGAAAGAGAAAAAGTTGGTTCCTATTATCTATCTTGATTTCGGCAAGTATGAAGTGAAGGAAGAAGACCTGCCCGGTAGTGCGGGGGGAAAGCGGACAGATTCCGATGAAATGAGAAGGAAACTTTCGGAGGATGTACAGGTAAGAAGGAAGTATGTAAAATCCAATTGTGTAGTACCCATGCTGAAACTGTTCAGTGATGAATATGTGTATGTTTATTTCGTAAAGAAGAATATGGGAATGGGTAGTCATTTTATTTATAACAGAAAGAAGCGGAAAGGTGCCTTGTTGGAGGAAGAAGCGCCCTTTTCCATGTATCCGGGTTTTGTCTTGGCGGATAATGTGTTGTTTGCTCTTTGTGAGCCGGATTGGATAGAACGGGTGACTGACCGTAAATTGATGTCGGCAGAGGAAATCCGTAAGATGGAAGCGTTGAAAGAAGACGACAATCCGGTAGTCGTGAAATATTATTTGAAGTAG
- a CDS encoding efflux RND transporter periplasmic adaptor subunit codes for MRLFFSKNELKLRRKRTIAAIMCMVIVLGMYWILTRPQKVAPEMPTVIVEPVVKDDVEIYGEYVGRIRAQQFVEVRARVEGYLENMLFAEGTYVNKNQVLFVINQDQYRAKADKARAQLKKDEAQALKAERDLKRIRPLFEQNAASQLDLDNAEAAYESAEATVAMSEADLAQAELELGYTIVRSPLSGHISERNVDLGTLVGPGGKSLLATIVKSDTVLVDFSMTALDYLKSKERNINLGLQDPTRSWQPNITITLADNTVYPFKGYVDFAEPQVDPQTGTFSVRAEMPNPKQVLLPGQFTKVKLLLDVREGALVVPMKAVTIEKGGAYIYTMRKDNTVEKRFIELGPEVGNNVVVERGLAEGEMVVAEGFHKLTPGMKVRVSEPKTEAGDSIITTKNEVTGVKENIAGTKDNVKGE; via the coding sequence ATGAGATTATTCTTTTCGAAAAATGAGTTGAAACTGAGGAGAAAGAGAACCATTGCTGCTATTATGTGTATGGTAATTGTGTTGGGTATGTATTGGATACTGACCCGGCCTCAGAAGGTTGCGCCGGAAATGCCGACAGTCATTGTTGAACCGGTAGTGAAAGACGACGTAGAGATATATGGGGAATATGTGGGGCGTATTCGTGCCCAACAGTTCGTCGAAGTACGTGCCCGTGTGGAAGGTTATCTGGAAAATATGCTTTTTGCCGAAGGTACATATGTCAATAAGAATCAGGTTTTGTTTGTAATCAACCAGGACCAGTATCGTGCCAAAGCAGATAAAGCTAGGGCGCAATTGAAAAAAGACGAGGCACAGGCTTTGAAAGCGGAACGTGATTTAAAGCGTATCCGTCCGTTGTTTGAGCAGAATGCTGCAAGCCAGTTGGACTTGGATAATGCGGAAGCTGCTTATGAAAGTGCCGAGGCAACAGTAGCCATGAGCGAGGCGGATTTGGCACAGGCTGAACTGGAATTGGGGTATACCATTGTTCGTTCGCCCTTATCGGGACACATTAGTGAAAGAAATGTGGACTTGGGTACGTTAGTAGGTCCCGGAGGAAAATCATTGCTTGCTACTATTGTGAAAAGTGATACAGTGTTGGTGGATTTCAGTATGACAGCACTCGATTATCTGAAGAGTAAAGAACGAAACATTAATTTGGGGCTGCAGGATCCCACTCGTTCTTGGCAACCGAATATTACCATTACATTGGCAGATAATACCGTTTATCCGTTCAAGGGATATGTGGATTTTGCCGAACCGCAGGTAGATCCTCAAACCGGAACTTTCTCTGTACGTGCAGAAATGCCGAACCCCAAACAAGTATTGTTGCCCGGACAATTTACAAAAGTAAAATTATTGCTGGATGTTCGTGAGGGTGCACTAGTTGTTCCGATGAAAGCCGTTACCATTGAAAAAGGTGGAGCATATATTTATACCATGCGCAAAGATAATACGGTAGAGAAACGTTTTATCGAGTTAGGACCGGAAGTCGGGAATAATGTGGTGGTAGAACGAGGGCTGGCAGAAGGAGAAATGGTGGTTGCAGAAGGCTTCCATAAGTTGACTCCGGGCATGAAAGTACGGGTCAGCGAACCGAAAACCGAAGCTGGAGACAGTATTATTACGACAAAAAATGAAGTGACCGGAGTAAAAGAAAACATTGCCGGAACGAAGGATAACGTGAAAGGAGAATAA
- a CDS encoding diphosphate--fructose-6-phosphate 1-phosphotransferase, whose protein sequence is MTKSALQIARAAYQPKLPKALASGAVKVVAGAATQSVADQEAIKALFPNTYGMPLITFEAGEAVALPAMNVGVILSGGQAPGGHNVISGLFDGIKKLNPENKLYGFILGPGGLVDHDYMELTADIIDEYRNTGGFDIIGSGRTKLEAESQFEKGYEIIKELGIKALVIIGGDDSNTNACVLAEYYAAKNYGVQVIGCPKTIDGDLKNDMIETSFGFDTACKTYAEVIGNIQRDCNSARKYWHFIKLMGRSASHIALECALQVQPNVCIVSEEVEAKDMSLDDVVTYIAKVVADRAAQGNNFGTVLIPEGLVEFIPAMKRLIAELNDFLAANAEEFGQIKKSHQRDYIIRKLSPENSAIYASLPEGVARQLTLDRDPHGNVQVSLIETEKLLSEMVATKLAAWKEEGKYVGKFAAQHHFFGYEGRCAAPSNFDADYCYSLGYTASMLIANGKTGYMSSVRNTTAPAAEWIAGGVPITMMMNMERRHGEMKPVIQKALVKLDGAPFKAFAAQRDRWAIETDYVYPGPIQYFGPTEVCDQATKTLQLEQAK, encoded by the coding sequence ATGACTAAAAGTGCATTGCAAATCGCAAGGGCTGCTTACCAGCCCAAACTTCCGAAAGCATTGGCATCAGGAGCTGTTAAGGTTGTAGCAGGTGCTGCTACTCAGTCTGTAGCCGATCAGGAAGCTATCAAAGCATTATTCCCGAACACGTATGGAATGCCGTTGATTACATTCGAAGCTGGTGAAGCTGTTGCTCTTCCTGCTATGAACGTTGGTGTAATTCTTTCCGGTGGTCAGGCTCCGGGCGGACACAACGTAATTTCCGGTTTGTTCGACGGTATCAAGAAATTGAACCCGGAAAACAAATTATATGGTTTTATCCTGGGTCCTGGTGGTCTGGTAGATCACGACTATATGGAACTGACTGCTGATATTATCGACGAATACCGTAACACGGGTGGTTTCGATATCATCGGTTCCGGACGTACGAAACTGGAAGCAGAAAGCCAATTCGAAAAGGGATATGAAATCATCAAAGAACTTGGCATCAAAGCATTGGTTATCATTGGTGGTGACGACTCTAACACAAACGCTTGTGTATTGGCTGAATACTATGCAGCTAAGAACTACGGTGTACAGGTAATCGGTTGTCCGAAAACAATTGATGGTGACTTGAAGAACGATATGATTGAAACTTCTTTCGGTTTCGATACAGCATGTAAAACTTATGCAGAAGTAATCGGTAACATCCAACGTGACTGTAACTCTGCACGTAAATACTGGCACTTCATCAAATTGATGGGTCGTTCGGCTTCTCACATCGCACTGGAATGTGCTTTGCAGGTACAGCCTAACGTATGTATCGTGTCTGAAGAAGTAGAAGCTAAAGATATGTCTTTGGACGATGTAGTGACTTACATCGCTAAAGTGGTAGCTGATCGTGCTGCACAAGGCAACAACTTCGGTACTGTATTGATTCCGGAAGGATTGGTAGAATTTATTCCTGCCATGAAACGTCTGATTGCTGAATTGAACGACTTTTTGGCGGCTAATGCTGAAGAATTCGGTCAGATTAAGAAATCTCACCAACGTGATTATATCATCCGCAAACTTTCTCCGGAAAACTCTGCTATCTATGCAAGTCTGCCGGAAGGCGTTGCCCGCCAGCTGACATTGGACCGCGACCCGCACGGAAACGTACAGGTATCACTGATTGAAACTGAAAAGCTGTTGTCTGAAATGGTAGCTACTAAGTTGGCTGCATGGAAGGAAGAAGGCAAGTATGTAGGTAAGTTTGCTGCTCAACACCACTTCTTCGGTTACGAAGGACGTTGTGCTGCTCCGTCAAACTTCGACGCTGACTACTGCTACTCTTTGGGTTACACAGCTTCTATGTTGATTGCTAACGGCAAGACTGGTTATATGTCTTCTGTACGCAACACAACTGCTCCTGCTGCCGAATGGATTGCGGGTGGTGTGCCTATCACTATGATGATGAACATGGAACGTCGTCACGGTGAAATGAAACCGGTTATCCAGAAAGCATTGGTGAAACTGGACGGTGCTCCTTTCAAGGCATTTGCTGCACAACGTGACCGCTGGGCTATCGAAACGGATTATGTATATCCGGGTCCGATCCAGTACTTCGGTCCTACAGAGGTGTGCGATCAGGCAACTAAGACTTTGCAACTGGAACAAGCTAAATAA
- a CDS encoding ATP-dependent RecD-like DNA helicase: MTKLRCVVERITYQNAENGYSVMKVKVKGYNDLVTLVGNLLEVPAGSVLLCEGEWKVDKRYGQQFQCKTWKEVMPATAYGIEKYLGSGLVKGIGPKFAKLIVNQFGTDTIEVIETDIERLFEVPGIGKKRVEKIRESWEKQKDIKNVMLFLQGFGVSTAYAAKIYRQYGKESINKVKDNPYRLADDIWGIGFKTADSIARKMGYEINDKRRLRSGLIYALNQLADEGHCYAEEQQLIGTAKQMLEADEECIRTAMNEAIETEDLMLDDTAIYLPPFYYAECGTANRLNALVHAEEGNTLFSARFNLDKLQKETGIEYDEVQVEAIRQAIASKVMVLTGGPGTGKTTTTKAIIAALQSAGMRILLAAPTGRAAKRMSEATGMQAKTIHRLLEYNPQDGYKRNDENPLEGDALIVDECSMIDIILMNNLTKALPTTMRLVLVGDIDQLPSVGAGNVLRDIIDSGAIPVVRLTRIFRQAQSSRIVMSAHAINQGRFPDLSNGQQTDFFFIKQEDPELVAQTIVSLVRDRLPKAYHQDTANIQVLTPMQRGVVGAANLNMVLQQTLNNNTAFLNRGGYTYKQGDRVMQLRNNYDKDVYNGDLGYVLAVDTEERTLTVDFDGQITEYEASELDELTLAYATTIHKSQGSEYPIVVMPVLMTHYVMLQRNLIYTGITRAKKICVLVGQAKALAYAIQNMKVLRRNTQLKKRLAPPAPVPKTVAFRSQPTEERMQMAAEDRTQYGKKEKGSE; the protein is encoded by the coding sequence GTGACCAAACTTCGTTGCGTGGTAGAACGCATCACATATCAGAATGCCGAAAACGGATATTCGGTAATGAAAGTCAAGGTAAAAGGATATAACGACCTTGTCACTTTGGTTGGCAACCTGCTGGAAGTACCGGCAGGCTCGGTGTTGCTGTGCGAGGGTGAATGGAAGGTGGACAAACGCTACGGACAACAGTTTCAATGCAAGACTTGGAAGGAGGTGATGCCCGCCACCGCCTATGGCATAGAGAAATACTTAGGGAGCGGACTGGTGAAAGGCATCGGTCCGAAGTTTGCCAAGCTCATCGTAAACCAGTTTGGCACAGACACCATTGAAGTGATTGAGACCGACATCGAACGACTCTTCGAGGTGCCCGGCATCGGCAAGAAAAGAGTGGAGAAAATACGTGAGAGTTGGGAGAAGCAAAAGGACATCAAGAATGTGATGCTCTTTCTGCAAGGCTTTGGAGTGAGTACGGCATACGCGGCAAAAATCTACCGACAGTATGGTAAGGAAAGTATCAACAAGGTGAAAGACAATCCTTATCGGCTGGCTGACGACATTTGGGGCATCGGCTTCAAAACTGCCGACAGCATTGCCCGGAAGATGGGTTATGAGATAAATGACAAACGGCGGCTGCGCAGCGGACTCATCTACGCACTCAACCAACTTGCCGACGAGGGGCACTGTTATGCGGAAGAGCAACAACTCATCGGCACTGCCAAACAAATGCTTGAGGCAGACGAGGAATGTATACGCACGGCTATGAACGAAGCCATAGAAACTGAAGATTTGATGCTTGACGACACGGCTATCTATCTGCCACCCTTCTACTATGCCGAGTGCGGAACAGCCAATCGTCTGAATGCATTGGTCCATGCCGAGGAAGGCAATACTCTTTTCAGCGCACGTTTCAATCTTGACAAGCTCCAAAAGGAAACCGGCATCGAATATGACGAAGTACAAGTGGAAGCCATCCGCCAGGCAATCGCTTCGAAGGTGATGGTGCTCACAGGCGGTCCCGGTACAGGTAAAACCACTACGACCAAAGCCATCATAGCCGCCCTGCAATCGGCGGGTATGCGCATCCTCCTTGCCGCTCCCACAGGGCGTGCCGCCAAGCGAATGAGCGAAGCCACGGGAATGCAAGCGAAGACCATCCACCGACTGTTGGAGTACAACCCGCAGGACGGCTACAAGCGCAACGATGAGAATCCTTTGGAAGGCGATGCACTGATAGTGGACGAGTGTTCGATGATTGACATCATACTGATGAATAACCTCACAAAGGCACTGCCCACCACCATGCGCCTGGTACTGGTGGGAGACATCGACCAGTTGCCCAGTGTCGGGGCAGGCAATGTGTTACGCGACATCATTGATTCGGGGGCCATCCCGGTAGTGAGATTGACACGCATCTTCCGTCAGGCACAATCGAGCCGTATCGTTATGAGCGCACATGCCATCAACCAAGGACGTTTTCCGGACCTAAGCAACGGACAGCAAACTGACTTCTTCTTCATCAAACAAGAGGACCCCGAGCTGGTGGCGCAGACCATCGTCTCGTTAGTGCGCGACCGACTGCCCAAGGCTTACCATCAAGACACCGCCAACATACAGGTGCTCACTCCCATGCAACGCGGTGTTGTAGGTGCTGCCAACCTGAATATGGTCTTGCAACAGACTTTAAACAACAACACCGCCTTCCTGAACCGGGGCGGATATACCTACAAACAAGGCGACCGGGTGATGCAACTGCGCAACAACTACGACAAAGATGTATATAACGGTGACTTGGGGTATGTGCTTGCTGTGGACACAGAAGAGCGCACATTGACTGTCGACTTCGACGGACAGATAACAGAATACGAAGCATCGGAACTGGATGAGCTGACACTTGCATACGCCACTACCATCCATAAGTCGCAGGGCTCGGAATACCCCATCGTGGTCATGCCGGTATTGATGACACATTATGTGATGCTTCAGCGCAACCTCATATATACAGGCATCACCAGAGCCAAGAAGATATGTGTACTTGTGGGGCAAGCCAAAGCGCTTGCATACGCCATACAAAACATGAAGGTGCTCCGGCGCAACACACAGTTAAAAAAACGGCTTGCTCCACCCGCCCCTGTTCCAAAGACGGTAGCTTTCCGCTCACAACCTACCGAGGAGAGGATGCAGATGGCAGCGGAAGACAGAACACAATACGGGAAAAAAGAAAAAGGGAGCGAGTGA
- a CDS encoding efflux transporter outer membrane subunit: protein MKRKKLYIAVLLLAGVLTSCKIGKSYVRPDLHLPDSLAQHQDSVSFGDQDWRDIYTDATLQNLIERALDHNKDMLIAAARVQEMAAQKRISTAALLPDIKGKVTAERELENHGGDAFKKSETFEAQFLVSWELDLWGNLRWARSASIAEYLQSIEAQRALRMTIVAEVAQAYYELVALDTELDIVKQTLKAREEGVRLARIRFEGGLTSETSYRQSQVELARTATLVPDLERKISLKENDIAFLAGEYPNKIARSRLLREFNSPQALPVGLPSTLLERRPDIRQAEQKLIAANAKVGVAYTNMFPRLALTGGFGTESTSLSSLLKSPYAVMEGALLTPIFGWGKNRAALKAKKAAYEAEVHNYEKSVLQAFKETRNAIVNFNKIKEVYELRANLERSAKSYMDLAQLQYINGVINYLDVLDAQRGYFDAQIGLSNAIRDELITVVQLYKALGGGWKQ from the coding sequence ATGAAACGAAAGAAACTATATATTGCCGTTTTATTACTGGCAGGAGTCTTGACTTCCTGCAAGATAGGAAAAAGCTATGTCCGTCCCGACCTTCATCTGCCCGATAGCTTGGCGCAGCATCAGGATTCTGTCAGCTTCGGCGACCAGGATTGGCGGGACATATACACGGATGCAACCTTACAGAACTTGATAGAACGTGCACTGGATCATAATAAGGATATGTTGATTGCCGCTGCCCGTGTACAGGAAATGGCTGCGCAGAAACGAATCTCTACTGCGGCACTGCTACCAGATATTAAAGGGAAGGTGACTGCAGAACGTGAATTGGAGAATCATGGGGGAGATGCCTTTAAAAAGTCGGAAACCTTTGAAGCTCAGTTTTTGGTCTCATGGGAACTCGATCTTTGGGGAAATCTGCGTTGGGCGCGTTCCGCCAGTATTGCCGAATACCTGCAATCCATAGAAGCGCAACGGGCACTTAGGATGACGATTGTAGCCGAGGTGGCACAGGCTTATTATGAATTGGTGGCTTTGGATACGGAACTGGATATTGTAAAACAAACATTAAAAGCCCGTGAAGAAGGAGTCCGCCTGGCACGCATCCGTTTTGAAGGGGGATTGACTTCGGAGACTTCTTACCGTCAGTCACAAGTGGAATTGGCACGTACGGCAACATTGGTGCCGGACTTGGAACGTAAAATCTCTTTGAAAGAAAACGATATTGCTTTTCTTGCAGGGGAGTATCCTAACAAGATAGCCCGTTCCCGCTTGCTTCGGGAGTTCAATTCTCCCCAAGCGCTACCGGTAGGTTTACCGTCCACTTTGTTGGAACGTCGTCCCGATATCCGTCAGGCGGAACAGAAATTGATTGCCGCCAATGCGAAAGTAGGAGTGGCTTATACGAATATGTTCCCACGTCTGGCACTGACCGGTGGTTTCGGTACGGAGAGCACTTCTCTGTCCAGCCTTTTGAAATCTCCCTATGCTGTTATGGAAGGAGCTCTGCTGACTCCTATCTTTGGTTGGGGGAAGAACCGTGCGGCACTGAAAGCGAAGAAAGCGGCTTATGAAGCCGAAGTACACAATTATGAGAAATCCGTATTGCAAGCCTTTAAGGAGACACGTAACGCAATTGTTAATTTCAACAAGATAAAAGAGGTGTATGAACTTCGTGCCAACCTTGAACGTTCGGCGAAGAGCTATATGGACCTTGCGCAGCTTCAATACATCAACGGTGTCATCAATTATCTGGATGTGTTGGATGCCCAACGTGGATACTTTGACGCACAGATAGGTCTGAGCAATGCGATTCGTGACGAGTTGATTACTGTCGTACAACTTTATAAAGCGCTTGGCGGTGGTTGGAAACAATAG
- a CDS encoding efflux RND transporter permease subunit, with protein MKVTFFIDRPVFSAVISIVIVIVGVIGLTMLPVDQYPQITPPVVKISASYPGASALTVSQAVATPIEQEINGTPGMLYMESNSSNSGGFSATVTFDVSADPDLAAVEIQNRVKLAESRLPAEVIQNGISVEKQAPSQLMTLCLTSTDPKFDEIYLSNFATINVLDVIRRIPGVGRVSNIGSRYYAMQIWAQPDKLANFGLTVQDLQNALKDQNRESAAGVLGQQPVQGLDITIPITTQGRLSTVGQFEDIVVRANANGSIIRLKDVARVSLEASSYNTESGINGENAAVLGIYMLPGANAMEVAERVKEAMDEISKNFPEGLSYEIPFDMTTYISESIHEVYKTLFEALVLVVLVVYLSLQSWRATLIPVVAVPISLIGTFGFMLIFGFSLNILTLLGLILAIGIVVDDAIVVVEGVEHIMETEKLSPYEATKKAMNGLASALIATSLVLAAVFVPVSFLSGITGQLYRQFTVTIVVSVLISTVVALTLSPVMCSLILKPNNGKKKNIVFRKINEWLGIGSNKYVAAVARTIKHPRRVLSAFGMVLIAIMLIHRIIPTSFLPVEDQGYFKIELELPEGATLERTRIVTERAIAYLEKNPYIEYIQNVTGSSPRIGSNQGRAELTVILKPWEERKNTTIEKIMDTVEKHLSEYPECKVYLSTPPVIPGLGSSGGFEMQLEARGEATFDNLVDAADTLMYYASKRKELAGLSSSLQSEIPQLYFDVDRDKVKMLGVPLADVFSTMKAYTGSVYVNDFNMFNRIYKVYIQAEAPYREHKDNINLFFVKASNGAMVPLTSLGNASYTTGPGSIKRFNMFTTAVIRGAAAQGYSSGQAMEIMEQIARDHLPDNIGLEWSGLSYQEKQAGGQTGMVMALVFLFVFLFLAAQYESWTVPIAVLLSLPVAALGAYLGVWVCGLENDVYFQIGLVMLVGLAAKNAILIVEFAKVQVDKGEDLVQSAIYAAKLRFRPILMTSLAFVLGMLPMVLASGPGSASRQAIGTGVFFGMIFAIVFGIILVPFFFVMVYKTKSKILKYKKS; from the coding sequence ATGAAAGTTACTTTTTTTATAGATAGGCCGGTCTTCTCGGCTGTAATCTCCATCGTGATTGTGATTGTCGGTGTGATTGGTCTGACAATGCTTCCGGTGGACCAATATCCGCAGATTACACCCCCGGTGGTGAAGATCAGTGCTTCCTATCCGGGTGCCAGCGCACTTACCGTGTCGCAGGCGGTAGCCACTCCAATTGAGCAGGAAATCAATGGTACGCCGGGTATGCTTTATATGGAATCAAATAGTTCTAACTCCGGAGGTTTTTCGGCAACAGTAACTTTTGATGTATCTGCCGATCCGGACTTGGCAGCCGTTGAGATTCAAAACCGTGTGAAACTGGCGGAATCCCGTCTGCCGGCGGAAGTCATTCAGAATGGTATTTCGGTAGAAAAACAGGCTCCCAGTCAGTTGATGACGCTTTGTTTGACTTCTACTGATCCGAAGTTCGACGAAATTTATTTGAGTAACTTTGCTACTATCAATGTGCTTGATGTGATTCGCCGTATTCCGGGGGTTGGACGTGTGTCGAACATCGGTAGCCGTTACTATGCGATGCAGATATGGGCGCAGCCCGATAAACTGGCAAACTTCGGGTTGACTGTGCAGGATTTGCAGAATGCCTTGAAAGACCAGAACCGTGAATCGGCAGCCGGTGTATTGGGACAGCAGCCGGTGCAGGGGTTGGATATAACGATTCCTATTACGACTCAAGGACGTTTGTCTACCGTGGGGCAGTTTGAAGATATCGTAGTGCGTGCCAATGCCAACGGGTCTATCATCCGGTTGAAAGACGTGGCGCGTGTATCGTTAGAGGCCTCTTCTTATAATACGGAGAGTGGTATCAACGGTGAGAATGCTGCTGTGCTTGGCATTTATATGCTGCCGGGAGCAAATGCGATGGAAGTGGCCGAGAGGGTAAAAGAGGCTATGGATGAAATTAGTAAGAATTTCCCGGAAGGATTGAGTTATGAGATTCCGTTCGATATGACGACTTATATTTCCGAATCTATACATGAAGTATATAAGACGTTGTTTGAAGCGTTGGTATTGGTTGTGTTGGTGGTTTATCTATCCTTGCAGAGCTGGCGTGCGACGTTGATTCCGGTAGTAGCAGTACCTATTTCATTGATCGGTACTTTCGGATTCATGTTGATTTTCGGTTTCTCGCTCAATATACTGACATTGCTCGGATTGATTCTTGCCATCGGTATTGTGGTGGATGATGCGATTGTGGTGGTGGAAGGCGTGGAACATATCATGGAAACGGAAAAATTGAGTCCATACGAAGCAACGAAGAAAGCGATGAACGGACTTGCCAGTGCTTTGATTGCTACTTCGTTGGTATTGGCGGCGGTGTTTGTTCCGGTTAGTTTCCTAAGCGGGATTACGGGACAGTTGTACCGCCAGTTTACGGTGACGATTGTAGTGTCCGTACTTATCTCTACGGTAGTGGCTCTGACATTGAGCCCAGTGATGTGTTCATTGATTTTGAAGCCGAATAATGGAAAGAAAAAGAATATCGTTTTCCGGAAAATTAATGAATGGTTGGGCATCGGTAGCAATAAATATGTAGCTGCTGTGGCTCGTACAATCAAACATCCCCGCCGGGTTTTGAGTGCTTTTGGTATGGTTTTGATTGCTATTATGCTGATTCACCGGATTATTCCGACCAGTTTCTTGCCTGTGGAAGATCAGGGATATTTCAAGATTGAATTGGAACTGCCGGAGGGAGCTACTTTGGAACGTACCCGTATCGTAACAGAACGTGCCATTGCTTATTTGGAAAAGAATCCATATATTGAATATATACAGAACGTAACGGGAAGTAGTCCGCGTATCGGAAGTAACCAGGGACGTGCTGAACTGACGGTGATCCTGAAACCTTGGGAAGAGCGGAAGAACACCACTATTGAGAAGATTATGGATACGGTGGAAAAACATTTGAGTGAATATCCCGAATGTAAAGTCTACCTGTCCACTCCTCCGGTTATTCCGGGTCTGGGTAGTTCGGGAGGTTTTGAGATGCAACTGGAAGCCCGTGGAGAAGCCACTTTCGATAATTTGGTAGACGCGGCAGATACATTGATGTACTACGCATCCAAACGCAAGGAATTAGCCGGACTGTCATCTTCCTTGCAATCGGAAATACCGCAACTCTATTTCGATGTAGACCGTGACAAAGTAAAGATGCTGGGCGTGCCACTGGCTGATGTGTTCTCTACAATGAAGGCTTATACCGGTTCGGTGTATGTGAACGACTTTAATATGTTCAACCGTATATATAAGGTTTACATTCAGGCGGAAGCTCCTTACCGGGAACATAAGGATAATATTAATCTGTTCTTTGTGAAAGCCTCCAATGGAGCGATGGTACCGTTGACTTCTTTAGGAAATGCCTCCTATACCACAGGACCGGGAAGTATTAAACGTTTCAATATGTTTACTACGGCCGTTATTCGTGGAGCAGCTGCACAGGGATATAGTTCCGGACAAGCGATGGAAATCATGGAGCAGATAGCCCGTGACCATCTTCCCGATAATATCGGTCTTGAATGGAGTGGTCTTTCTTATCAGGAGAAACAGGCGGGAGGTCAGACAGGTATGGTGATGGCATTGGTGTTCCTATTCGTATTCCTCTTCCTTGCTGCGCAATACGAAAGTTGGACAGTACCTATTGCCGTGTTGCTCTCTTTACCTGTTGCCGCTTTGGGAGCTTATCTGGGAGTCTGGGTTTGCGGATTGGAGAACGATGTCTATTTCCAGATTGGTCTGGTAATGTTGGTGGGACTTGCTGCCAAGAATGCGATTTTGATTGTAGAGTTTGCAAAAGTACAGGTCGATAAAGGTGAAGACTTGGTGCAGTCGGCTATCTACGCAGCCAAATTGCGTTTCCGTCCGATTCTGATGACCTCTCTCGCATTCGTACTTGGTATGCTTCCGATGGTATTGGCAAGTGGTCCCGGGTCGGCAAGCCGGCAGGCAATCGGTACAGGTGTATTTTTCGGAATGATATTTGCCATTGTGTTTGGTATCATTCTTGTGCCGTTCTTCTTTGTGATGGTATATAAAACAAAGTCGAAAATCTTAAAATATAAGAAATCATGA